From one Bifidobacterium sp. WK012_4_13 genomic stretch:
- a CDS encoding glycerophosphodiester phosphodiesterase, producing MENEKLIVVHRHLYGEDAEAKTQAANEVARKFGISDDALAQVEDFKEALTYHKAWDLPFFGYVNEDGEGFAYVPDYAIADDKWDAHKAFRDLPLDVQTAFAIRMLFTHRDVDRYGARMFLHYDRGFIVQHDSL from the coding sequence ATGGAGAACGAGAAATTGATAGTCGTCCATCGCCATCTTTACGGCGAGGACGCCGAAGCAAAGACCCAGGCTGCGAACGAAGTTGCCAGGAAGTTCGGCATCAGCGATGACGCACTTGCACAGGTAGAGGACTTCAAGGAAGCATTGACCTATCACAAGGCATGGGACCTGCCATTCTTTGGATATGTGAATGAGGACGGCGAAGGATTCGCCTATGTTCCGGACTACGCAATCGCAGACGATAAGTGGGACGCGCACAAGGCATTCCGGGACTTGCCTCTTGACGTTCAGACCGCATTCGCCATCCGAATGCTCTTCACTCACCGCGATGTTGACCGATATGGCGCACGCATGTTCCTCCATTACGATAGAGGCTTCATCGTTCAGCATGATTCGCTGTGA
- a CDS encoding LacI family DNA-binding transcriptional regulator, whose product MNYVTIKDVAHEAGVSVPTVSQVLNDTGRISAATRQRVLEAVRRLDYIPNSAAISMRSSSTKTVGILVPDISNSYFSYLISLITRELLVEGYVCMIGSSSESLEGQDRFLRSLLTQRIDGAILIPQGTASRGLKKFVASGLPLVILDRQVRDLPDAGRIPVIDADPRPGIKAAIESVKARGHSRIGFIHGPTAKSPNLLEREQMFVDIAGSRLGNRNALVSEHVSALSAIREPLSRKVDTFMFGYSPDALEAIRYFRLQGLKIGVDVSIISFDDIPVFELTAPSISVISQQQGMMGDYGVRMLSSLMQGRALGEQTEDAFGRIRIPTLFIDRESVGETCTVA is encoded by the coding sequence ATGAATTACGTCACGATAAAGGACGTTGCCCATGAGGCTGGCGTGTCCGTTCCCACCGTTTCTCAAGTGCTGAATGACACCGGTCGTATTTCGGCGGCGACGCGTCAGCGCGTTCTGGAAGCCGTGAGAAGACTTGACTACATTCCCAATTCGGCAGCCATCTCGATGAGGTCGAGTTCGACCAAGACCGTGGGAATCCTGGTTCCCGATATCAGTAATTCATATTTTTCATATTTAATTTCGTTGATTACCCGCGAGCTTCTGGTAGAGGGATATGTCTGCATGATCGGCTCGTCCTCGGAAAGCTTGGAAGGGCAGGACAGATTTCTTCGATCGCTGCTGACGCAGAGAATCGATGGGGCGATTCTGATTCCTCAGGGAACGGCATCGCGAGGTCTCAAGAAATTCGTTGCTTCTGGGCTGCCTCTCGTAATCCTTGACCGACAGGTGAGGGATCTGCCGGATGCGGGGCGAATCCCAGTCATTGACGCGGATCCGAGGCCGGGAATTAAGGCTGCCATTGAAAGTGTGAAGGCGCGGGGTCATTCCCGGATTGGATTCATTCACGGGCCGACCGCCAAGTCACCGAATTTGCTGGAGCGTGAGCAGATGTTCGTGGATATTGCAGGTTCTCGTCTTGGAAACCGAAACGCCCTCGTTTCGGAACATGTGAGCGCCTTGTCTGCGATACGCGAGCCTCTGTCCCGGAAGGTGGACACCTTCATGTTCGGATACTCGCCTGATGCGTTGGAGGCAATTCGATATTTTCGTCTGCAAGGACTGAAAATTGGAGTGGACGTATCGATAATCAGTTTTGACGATATCCCGGTCTTTGAACTGACGGCACCGAGCATTTCCGTCATTTCGCAGCAGCAGGGGATGATGGGCGACTATGGCGTCAGGATGCTGTCGTCGTTGATGCAGGGTCGGGCGCTCGGTGAGCAGACGGAGGATGCCTTCGGTCGGATAAGGATCCCGACTCTGTTCATCGACCGCGAATCCGTCGGCGAGACATGCACCGTCGCTTGA
- a CDS encoding DUF523 domain-containing protein, with protein MILVSACLAGFAVRYDGSDARNSLAEWLVERGQAVSACPEILGGFAIPRPSAEIVHGEHGHSFRRVRECTGKDVTAPYELGAKRVLNMVKRNNITVAFLKDRSPSCGVDVIYDGTFTGAKIKGMGVTARLLASSGVQVFPDTRLNPETVRPFIDDDLIPDLARFV; from the coding sequence ATGATCTTGGTGAGCGCTTGTCTGGCTGGATTTGCAGTCAGATATGACGGTTCTGACGCTCGTAACAGCTTGGCTGAATGGCTGGTCGAGCGCGGCCAGGCCGTTTCGGCCTGCCCCGAGATTCTTGGCGGATTCGCGATTCCGCGCCCGTCGGCGGAAATCGTCCATGGGGAGCATGGCCATTCGTTCCGTAGGGTCAGGGAATGCACGGGAAAGGATGTCACCGCTCCATACGAGCTTGGTGCGAAACGCGTGCTGAACATGGTGAAACGCAACAACATCACCGTCGCCTTTCTGAAGGACCGCAGCCCGTCATGCGGGGTGGACGTGATATACGATGGCACGTTCACTGGTGCGAAGATCAAGGGAATGGGAGTCACGGCAAGGCTTCTGGCTTCCAGCGGCGTGCAGGTGTTCCCGGATACCCGACTGAACCCCGAAACCGTCCGTCCCTTCATCGATGACGATCTGATTCCAGACCTTGCCCGATTTGTCTAG
- a CDS encoding OFA family MFS transporter has protein sequence MTLLPDNRWTRAVAPALLLHISIGTVYCWSVFKQLIADELQASPGVIEWGFSLAIFFLGMSAAFLGPMVEKDLRKSALISTICFVTGFVGTGVSIATHFVPGIFIFYGGVMGIGLGIGYLTPVKNLMLWFSKNKGLATGIAVAGFGLSKAIASPIMEYLIEGVGLVNMFYILGAVYAVLMLLGFALIKRPEGYVYSAPPRESRRGALLRKPLFWGIWIAFYLNITCGLALISQEKDILKDILHQLPQYAQLSPNDFSIAIAGIIATVLSVDAIFNAAGRLGFATLSDHMKRRESSYVIIFVMSIAICALQLVTHSIDNALLWVVLAMLFLINAGYGGGFSTLPVLLEQHFGIKSVSTTHGLTLSAWGFAGLSGNQLASFVVTHTSDQSHRYAAVIPVITVLYAVALISIWLVSRARPALATERTI, from the coding sequence ATGACATTGTTGCCCGACAACCGCTGGACCCGTGCCGTTGCACCCGCACTATTGCTCCATATTTCCATAGGAACCGTCTATTGCTGGAGCGTTTTCAAACAACTCATCGCCGACGAGCTTCAGGCATCGCCGGGAGTCATCGAATGGGGATTCTCATTGGCCATCTTCTTCCTGGGAATGTCGGCTGCATTCCTTGGACCGATGGTTGAAAAGGACCTCAGAAAATCCGCCCTCATATCGACCATCTGCTTTGTCACCGGCTTTGTAGGAACTGGCGTAAGCATTGCCACGCATTTCGTTCCCGGCATTTTCATCTTCTATGGCGGAGTGATGGGCATCGGTCTGGGAATCGGCTATCTCACCCCAGTCAAGAATCTCATGCTCTGGTTCTCGAAGAACAAAGGCCTCGCAACGGGCATCGCAGTGGCAGGCTTCGGCCTCTCCAAGGCCATTGCAAGCCCGATCATGGAATATCTGATCGAGGGAGTCGGCCTTGTCAACATGTTCTACATTCTCGGCGCCGTGTATGCGGTGCTGATGCTCCTTGGATTCGCGCTGATCAAGCGTCCTGAAGGGTATGTCTATTCCGCGCCGCCAAGGGAATCACGTCGTGGGGCATTGCTTCGCAAACCACTGTTCTGGGGAATCTGGATCGCTTTCTATCTGAACATCACATGCGGTCTGGCTCTGATCTCGCAGGAAAAAGACATTCTCAAGGACATTCTGCACCAGCTGCCGCAGTATGCTCAGCTTTCACCAAACGATTTCTCGATTGCCATTGCTGGCATCATCGCAACGGTTCTTTCCGTCGACGCAATCTTCAACGCAGCCGGTCGTCTCGGCTTCGCTACACTGTCAGACCACATGAAGCGCCGCGAATCCAGCTATGTCATCATCTTCGTCATGTCCATCGCAATCTGCGCGCTGCAACTGGTGACCCACAGCATCGACAACGCACTGCTCTGGGTGGTCCTGGCAATGCTGTTCCTGATCAACGCAGGCTACGGCGGCGGATTCTCGACACTTCCGGTGCTGCTTGAGCAGCACTTCGGAATCAAAAGCGTGTCAACCACGCACGGGCTCACGCTCAGCGCATGGGGGTTTGCCGGTCTGTCCGGCAACCAGCTCGCCTCATTCGTCGTAACGCACACATCCGACCAATCACACCGCTACGCGGCAGTGATCCCTGTGATCACTGTCCTCTACGCAGTCGCGCTGATTTCCATCTGGCTCGTTTCGCGCGCCAGACCCGCACTCGCCACCGAACGAACCATATAG
- a CDS encoding MFS transporter, which translates to MISPSTDLGGVWRKNSYLFLFSQFVTGITSMIVQYAIIWYLTQKSGSATILSVATILAMLPMVLVSPFIGTFVDRWNKKALLIVPDMVAAAVAIVLCIVGTVNETFPLWLIFGSLLIRSIAQAFQMPTVQSILPTMVPPEEITKVNGQLGMVQSGTLIISPALGALLYAIVPINYLLLIDVLGAAFSFGSLMFVHIISNTVEPESKAHPWTDMVYGLKRIGTAPGMWSILAMAAISTLTFMPAASLYPLMTLGYFKGTIFQAGVVEVMWSVGSLAGGALIGMFGKWKNRIPLIIAGQIVLGVAFMACSVLPVSMPGFVMFVGLNFIAGLATAFPSTLSMALIQQSYPASELGRIFGVCLSITGIAGPIGLLFVGPVGDAIGVEWIFAISGFGAVLCGLFIFAVPAALQYDRRLRERIERGDIPGVSLHSDIPSSAN; encoded by the coding sequence ATGATCTCACCATCCACAGACTTAGGTGGAGTTTGGCGCAAGAACAGTTATCTTTTCCTCTTCAGTCAGTTCGTCACTGGCATCACCTCAATGATCGTCCAATACGCAATCATCTGGTATCTGACTCAGAAGTCCGGTTCCGCGACCATCCTCAGCGTTGCGACGATTCTCGCGATGCTCCCCATGGTGCTGGTCAGCCCCTTCATCGGCACCTTCGTCGATCGGTGGAACAAGAAGGCCCTGCTCATCGTCCCGGATATGGTTGCCGCAGCGGTGGCAATCGTCCTGTGCATCGTGGGAACAGTCAACGAGACATTTCCACTGTGGCTTATCTTCGGTTCACTGCTCATACGCTCCATCGCGCAGGCATTCCAGATGCCGACGGTGCAATCCATCCTGCCGACCATGGTTCCGCCCGAGGAAATCACCAAGGTCAACGGCCAGCTTGGCATGGTCCAGTCCGGAACCCTGATCATCTCTCCGGCACTCGGTGCGCTGCTCTATGCGATAGTCCCGATCAACTATCTGCTGCTCATCGACGTGCTGGGCGCAGCATTCAGCTTCGGCTCCCTGATGTTCGTCCATATCATCTCGAACACCGTCGAACCTGAGAGCAAGGCCCATCCCTGGACCGACATGGTATACGGGCTCAAACGCATCGGCACCGCACCAGGCATGTGGTCCATCCTCGCAATGGCGGCCATTTCAACGCTGACCTTCATGCCTGCGGCGAGCCTGTACCCCCTGATGACCTTGGGCTATTTCAAGGGCACGATCTTCCAAGCCGGAGTGGTCGAGGTCATGTGGTCGGTCGGATCGCTTGCAGGAGGGGCTTTGATTGGCATGTTCGGCAAGTGGAAGAACCGCATACCCCTTATCATCGCGGGCCAGATAGTGCTTGGCGTTGCCTTCATGGCATGTTCGGTCCTTCCCGTTTCCATGCCTGGATTCGTGATGTTCGTAGGCCTGAACTTCATCGCAGGCTTGGCGACGGCCTTCCCATCCACGCTTTCAATGGCGTTGATCCAGCAGTCGTATCCCGCCAGTGAACTTGGAAGAATCTTCGGTGTCTGCCTTTCCATCACCGGAATCGCAGGCCCGATCGGCCTGCTGTTCGTAGGACCGGTCGGAGATGCGATAGGCGTCGAATGGATTTTCGCAATCTCAGGATTCGGAGCCGTGCTCTGTGGCCTGTTCATCTTCGCGGTTCCCGCTGCATTGCAATATGACAGACGACTGAGAGAACGCATCGAACGGGGAGACATTCCCGGCGTCTCCCTGCACTCGGATATTCCGTCAAGCGCAAACTGA
- a CDS encoding HXXEE domain-containing protein yields MTFLAFAAFTLFVVHEFEEIIRCRPWIERHESEARYARDMWIRNRRAYPSTETIAAMILEEVILAAIILLIASSSGYLSLVFAVVFGNSLHLVGHIISAMASKAWNPGSITAAMTLPFNIAILIIVWMHTIARVRFGALQIFTASIIITAVLVANLSMLHHISPRLDAMIHRG; encoded by the coding sequence ATGACCTTCTTGGCATTTGCAGCCTTCACACTGTTCGTCGTACACGAATTCGAAGAAATCATCCGGTGCAGACCCTGGATAGAGCGACACGAGTCCGAAGCCCGATATGCGCGTGACATGTGGATACGAAACCGCCGTGCATACCCCTCGACCGAAACGATCGCCGCGATGATTCTCGAAGAGGTCATATTGGCCGCGATAATTCTGCTGATTGCATCATCCTCCGGTTATCTCTCACTGGTATTCGCAGTGGTCTTTGGAAATTCCTTGCATCTTGTGGGTCACATCATCTCTGCAATGGCATCAAAAGCATGGAATCCTGGTAGCATCACCGCTGCCATGACGCTACCGTTCAATATTGCAATACTTATCATTGTGTGGATGCATACGATTGCACGAGTGAGATTCGGAGCCTTGCAGATCTTCACCGCATCGATTATCATCACAGCCGTCCTCGTCGCGAACCTGAGTATGCTCCACCATATTTCACCAAGGCTCGACGCGATGATTCATCGAGGATAG
- a CDS encoding metallophosphoesterase, translating into MREKRMRYGGMKVVSVLIASVMALTAGLVAKPAAAESSQASITGAMPVVMTELAVKTANGSFTDANGVKQSVNIGEFIELTNVSEKPVSVSDLSLTYNGVDWTPEAFDAAAGGNAQNPQIPAKGSVVLWDNYANVTAEGISPALSTDADFNAFWKDRTQNDPQLVMNSTLFTISKGAGMSNTSQRTLVLTQRSTHATNSVSYSTSGDTDTTINYAYDEQGIGTLSINNAATPGTTVEGQIPASWPQTSARKIVLTDVSDAPATANDSDAIKLAVKASSSDGLDSIGSVRLYTKTNVDASFADSSFDGNRSSDEWVFTIPAGKLTGKTSISYEFVATDVDGVQTVGEGATIALSAKPANEYDKATVPLVITEIAPDTANVGGADGYEFIEVTNIANRTIDFSNNYSLYYSYPEQGDSGDVEWPAVQNDITIPAGTSIVFWIKNGPNDQMTAADFNKNFGLAADKALVLGTNLFEISSAGMANNSARMLKIETKTKTLISSASYPDNASTNLTGSTHSLQYVYSAGQNETKLGRSDQAPTPGSVQDDDIRATPYSYPAAPSAPDVKDNTPTSFGSDEDLAFSFDITSKVALNRVSLFIRHAGEKTYTSHNLTKPAGSDTYGYTENKIDLIGVKDVDYYLEISDGINPVFTETAKSIVNTDFSDAKVRLNVQEGQFLRGKVTLRATGTSSSDLPKMSVDSQAIDSSDVSGSLESEPYIAAEITQTDIFFFNSFTTKTVITGTPTEDDWKDNVIGSFDDGTYGDTQTVSFPVPLEQIHDNTLSLYMNSGTKSSATDILDDQGNVNTENADNYLASNIRLVLPDGTHLKVSKAVAAVSPGATGTVTEKDVTDEVANAQSSIKIGDSSGQYEYIRLDFTIDPSSVMSSQYSWDTSKVTDGEHDVEAHAQAGEAKSQVIVDNTKPSIEPEISADASASNTLRGNIVINASASDATSGIPAADETGALSATLTDGSGEAKSITLPYKTASAGLAAGLHTVAFTVSDKAGNEATKSVSFMTYAENPTIVATDSVDGSATSDPKLSVTAQGNPGDELNVKFYAGEEYKPGNSKQVSVAAGITTQSGLATSTVGEAVSASDAAKLDDADGKVVTTTATDNGFPYQSFTVSIPDAIAKDADATTTLHWSGTAEANADIYAFVKNTATGAWDKVSRVCADEDGKVSIAQNVVNKDHVADNQMSVVVQNGAGYASGNLSDDASSENTNPNGLKSPESATTSTIDGADGNPVVTMNDDAISQEATARSDYDFTFAWESDTQYYNANYDDDGYYQHQENIHNWLINNRKAMNIQYLFHTGDIVDDADIQAQWDRADAQYKKLDDANFPYGVLAGNHDVDHKDENYVNFSKNFGESRYDSNPWYGGSFEDNRGHYDLISAGGIDFIVVSVGWGVEQDEIDWTNQILAQYPNRVAILNFHEYLLASGGLGLIPQEIYKQVVIPNKNVKMVFSGHYHSAQKTVSRIDSDGDGKPDRNVLNLLFDYQALDEGGMGFLRLMHVNTQNGTMEVRTYSPSLQKYGSQTVASSSFKPSDEEFTVDLSELGIKPRTAQNSEKRISTDEFAADLQGSTLIASANAVSQTRHVSQEKLGLVRGLASGVESLSEQTADTENGLPLTAEVSWKNASVGTHGWYAVVSNQYGGTVTSPVSYVQAVEKKAPADGGSQGSDNQGSDSHADDTTGDEGNGGSPGGSHVADGNDTPDSKTQTGSTESVYKGDKLVKTGVNVSIVALAVMMMAACGAALKRLTWKMGKR; encoded by the coding sequence ATGAGGGAGAAGCGTATGAGATACGGCGGCATGAAGGTGGTGTCGGTCTTGATTGCATCGGTGATGGCCCTTACTGCGGGCTTGGTCGCCAAGCCGGCGGCGGCGGAATCAAGCCAGGCAAGCATCACAGGAGCAATGCCCGTGGTTATGACCGAACTTGCGGTAAAGACCGCAAACGGTTCATTCACCGATGCAAATGGCGTGAAGCAGTCGGTCAATATCGGTGAATTCATAGAGCTTACGAACGTCAGCGAGAAGCCCGTGAGTGTGAGCGACCTGAGCCTGACCTATAACGGCGTCGACTGGACGCCTGAAGCCTTCGATGCGGCAGCCGGCGGCAATGCCCAGAATCCACAGATACCTGCCAAGGGTTCGGTAGTCCTGTGGGATAACTATGCGAATGTGACGGCCGAAGGCATAAGCCCCGCGCTCAGCACAGACGCGGACTTCAACGCATTCTGGAAGGATCGCACCCAGAACGACCCCCAGCTTGTCATGAACTCCACATTGTTCACCATTTCCAAGGGAGCTGGTATGTCAAACACGAGTCAGCGAACGCTTGTGCTGACTCAAAGATCCACGCATGCGACGAATTCGGTGAGCTATTCCACGAGCGGCGACACCGACACCACCATCAACTATGCATACGATGAGCAGGGAATCGGCACGCTTTCCATCAACAATGCGGCTACTCCGGGAACGACGGTCGAGGGGCAGATTCCGGCTTCCTGGCCGCAGACAAGCGCTCGCAAGATCGTTCTCACCGATGTTTCCGATGCTCCTGCCACTGCGAACGACTCGGATGCGATCAAGCTGGCAGTCAAGGCATCGTCATCGGATGGTCTGGATTCCATAGGTTCGGTTCGTCTCTATACCAAAACCAACGTTGATGCCAGCTTTGCCGATTCATCGTTCGACGGCAATCGGAGCAGTGATGAATGGGTCTTCACTATTCCTGCCGGGAAGCTGACAGGGAAGACGAGCATCTCCTATGAATTCGTCGCGACTGACGTTGACGGCGTTCAAACCGTGGGAGAAGGAGCGACCATTGCGTTGTCTGCGAAGCCTGCAAATGAGTATGACAAGGCGACTGTTCCGCTGGTGATCACTGAAATTGCCCCTGATACTGCAAATGTTGGCGGTGCCGATGGGTATGAATTCATCGAGGTTACGAATATAGCAAATAGGACAATTGATTTTTCCAATAATTATTCGTTGTATTACAGCTACCCGGAGCAGGGTGACAGCGGTGACGTCGAATGGCCAGCAGTGCAGAATGACATCACCATTCCTGCTGGTACCTCGATTGTCTTCTGGATCAAGAACGGCCCGAATGACCAGATGACGGCTGCAGACTTCAACAAGAACTTCGGCCTTGCAGCTGATAAAGCCCTTGTTCTGGGAACGAATCTCTTCGAGATCTCCTCTGCCGGCATGGCCAACAATTCGGCCCGGATGCTTAAGATCGAAACGAAAACCAAGACGCTTATCTCCAGTGCGTCATATCCTGACAACGCTTCGACAAATCTCACCGGAAGCACCCACTCCTTGCAATATGTGTATTCTGCAGGGCAAAATGAGACCAAATTGGGAAGAAGCGATCAGGCCCCGACTCCCGGATCGGTGCAAGATGACGACATTCGTGCAACGCCATATTCATATCCTGCGGCGCCGTCAGCTCCAGATGTGAAAGACAACACGCCAACTTCGTTCGGATCGGATGAGGATTTGGCATTCTCCTTTGACATCACTTCGAAAGTGGCTCTCAATCGAGTATCACTTTTTATTCGACATGCGGGAGAGAAAACATACACGTCTCATAACTTGACGAAGCCTGCGGGAAGCGATACCTACGGCTACACCGAGAATAAGATCGATCTCATCGGCGTGAAGGATGTCGACTATTATCTTGAAATCTCTGACGGCATCAATCCGGTGTTCACTGAGACGGCCAAGTCCATCGTCAATACTGACTTTTCTGATGCCAAGGTGCGCCTGAACGTGCAGGAAGGGCAATTCCTTCGTGGAAAAGTCACGCTTCGCGCAACGGGGACGAGCTCTTCCGACCTACCGAAGATGTCGGTGGACTCTCAAGCCATCGATTCAAGCGACGTGAGCGGGTCACTGGAATCGGAACCATACATTGCGGCTGAGATTACGCAGACTGATATCTTCTTCTTCAATTCATTCACAACGAAAACGGTCATTACCGGAACTCCGACAGAGGATGACTGGAAGGACAACGTCATCGGAAGCTTTGACGACGGCACGTATGGGGATACCCAGACGGTCTCCTTCCCAGTGCCGTTGGAGCAAATCCACGACAACACTCTTTCGCTGTATATGAATTCCGGAACCAAGTCGAGCGCGACCGACATTCTCGATGACCAAGGCAACGTCAACACCGAAAACGCAGACAACTATCTGGCTTCGAATATCAGACTCGTGCTGCCCGATGGCACGCATCTCAAGGTCAGCAAGGCTGTCGCGGCGGTGAGCCCTGGAGCGACGGGCACAGTGACCGAAAAGGACGTGACCGACGAAGTCGCCAATGCGCAGAGTTCGATCAAGATAGGTGATTCGTCGGGTCAATATGAATACATACGTCTCGATTTCACCATTGACCCCTCGTCGGTGATGTCCAGCCAGTACTCATGGGATACATCGAAGGTCACCGATGGAGAGCATGACGTAGAGGCACATGCGCAGGCGGGCGAGGCGAAATCTCAGGTCATCGTTGACAACACCAAGCCTTCCATCGAGCCGGAGATTTCGGCGGACGCAAGCGCATCGAACACGCTTCGCGGCAATATCGTCATCAACGCGAGTGCGAGCGATGCAACGTCAGGGATTCCTGCCGCAGACGAGACAGGTGCGCTGAGCGCAACGTTGACGGATGGCAGCGGTGAGGCGAAGAGCATCACTCTTCCCTACAAGACCGCTTCGGCGGGTCTGGCGGCAGGATTGCACACGGTGGCCTTCACGGTAAGTGATAAGGCTGGCAACGAGGCCACAAAGTCGGTCTCCTTCATGACCTATGCCGAGAATCCCACCATCGTCGCGACCGATTCAGTTGATGGAAGCGCCACGAGCGATCCGAAGCTGAGCGTAACTGCTCAGGGCAATCCTGGCGATGAGTTGAATGTGAAGTTTTATGCCGGCGAGGAGTACAAGCCTGGAAATTCGAAGCAGGTGTCGGTAGCTGCGGGGATAACGACTCAGTCAGGACTTGCCACGTCAACCGTTGGCGAAGCGGTATCTGCCTCCGATGCGGCGAAGTTGGACGATGCCGATGGCAAGGTGGTCACGACGACAGCGACCGACAATGGTTTCCCCTACCAGTCGTTCACCGTGAGCATTCCCGATGCGATTGCGAAGGATGCGGATGCCACGACGACGCTTCATTGGAGTGGCACTGCCGAGGCGAACGCTGACATCTATGCCTTCGTGAAGAACACTGCCACCGGTGCATGGGACAAGGTTTCACGTGTTTGCGCGGACGAGGATGGGAAGGTGAGCATAGCGCAGAATGTGGTGAACAAGGACCATGTTGCAGACAATCAGATGAGTGTGGTGGTTCAGAATGGTGCTGGGTATGCCTCTGGTAATCTGAGCGACGACGCATCGTCCGAGAACACCAATCCCAATGGCTTGAAGAGTCCCGAATCTGCCACGACCTCCACCATCGATGGAGCTGACGGCAATCCTGTGGTGACGATGAACGATGATGCGATATCGCAGGAGGCAACTGCCCGCAGCGATTACGATTTCACCTTCGCCTGGGAGTCGGATACGCAGTATTACAACGCCAATTACGATGATGACGGGTATTACCAGCATCAGGAGAACATTCACAACTGGCTGATCAACAATCGCAAGGCAATGAACATCCAGTATCTGTTCCATACCGGCGATATCGTAGATGATGCGGATATTCAGGCTCAATGGGATCGCGCCGATGCTCAGTACAAGAAGCTTGACGATGCCAATTTCCCCTATGGTGTGCTGGCGGGAAACCATGACGTCGATCACAAGGACGAGAACTATGTCAACTTCTCGAAGAACTTCGGAGAAAGCAGATATGACTCCAACCCTTGGTATGGCGGAAGCTTCGAAGACAACCGCGGCCATTACGATCTCATTTCTGCAGGCGGCATCGATTTCATCGTCGTTTCCGTGGGCTGGGGTGTCGAACAGGATGAGATCGATTGGACGAATCAGATTCTCGCGCAGTATCCGAACCGGGTCGCCATCCTCAACTTCCATGAGTACCTACTCGCGTCCGGAGGCTTGGGGCTCATCCCTCAGGAGATATACAAGCAGGTGGTCATTCCCAACAAGAACGTCAAGATGGTGTTCTCCGGTCATTATCACAGTGCTCAGAAAACCGTGTCACGCATCGATTCCGATGGCGACGGCAAGCCTGACCGCAATGTTCTGAATCTTCTCTTCGACTACCAGGCGTTGGATGAGGGCGGCATGGGCTTCCTTCGGCTCATGCACGTCAATACGCAGAACGGCACGATGGAGGTGAGGACGTATTCGCCATCGCTTCAGAAGTACGGCTCTCAGACTGTTGCTTCGTCGAGTTTCAAACCCTCTGACGAGGAATTCACTGTCGATCTCTCCGAGCTGGGAATCAAGCCGAGAACGGCGCAGAATTCTGAAAAGCGCATCTCCACGGATGAGTTCGCTGCGGACTTGCAGGGCAGCACCCTGATCGCGAGTGCTAACGCCGTGTCGCAGACGAGGCATGTCAGCCAGGAGAAGCTCGGTCTCGTGCGAGGGCTCGCATCGGGGGTTGAAAGCCTCTCCGAGCAAACGGCCGATACTGAAAATGGCCTGCCTTTGACCGCCGAGGTCTCCTGGAAGAACGCATCTGTCGGAACGCATGGCTGGTATGCGGTCGTGAGTAATCAGTATGGAGGAACCGTCACTTCGCCAGTCAGCTATGTGCAGGCTGTCGAGAAGAAGGCTCCAGCCGATGGTGGCAGCCAGGGATCCGATAATCAGGGTTCTGACAGCCATGCAGATGACACCACGGGTGATGAAGGCAATGGAGGGTCGCCGGGTGGATCACACGTCGCAGATGGCAACGACACCCCAGACTCCAAGACACAGACCGGTTCCACCGAGTCGGTATACAAGGGAGACAAGCTTGTCAAAACAGGTGTTAACGTTTCGATCGTCGCCCTGGCTGTGATGATGATGGCTGCCTGCGGTGCGGCTTTGAAGCGTTTGACTTGGAAGATGGGCAAGCGCTGA
- the rbsD gene encoding D-ribose pyranase yields the protein MVKKTGILNSDLAKVADDLGHTDLVCIGDLGLPVPKGIQKIDLALKRGEPRFIDVLKVYLDNIVVQKIFLADEIRTQNPEQLQAIQALLPEGVSVVYYSHEELKEMTKQCKAVVRTGEDTPFSNIILESGVTI from the coding sequence ATGGTGAAAAAGACAGGCATTCTCAATAGCGATCTTGCAAAAGTGGCCGATGACTTGGGCCATACGGACTTGGTGTGCATTGGCGATCTTGGATTGCCGGTGCCGAAGGGAATCCAGAAAATTGACCTGGCTTTGAAACGTGGTGAGCCGAGGTTCATCGACGTGCTCAAGGTATATCTCGACAATATCGTGGTCCAAAAGATTTTCCTCGCCGATGAGATTCGGACCCAGAATCCTGAACAGCTTCAAGCGATACAGGCACTCCTTCCAGAAGGCGTGAGTGTCGTCTATTACTCTCATGAAGAGCTGAAGGAAATGACGAAGCAGTGCAAGGCGGTCGTTCGTACCGGTGAAGATACCCCATTTTCGAATATCATTCTCGAATCTGGAGTGACGATCTAG